One genomic region from Rhizomicrobium palustre encodes:
- a CDS encoding DUF3857 domain-containing protein, with amino-acid sequence MQGLIRCALGAAVCGMVLAGAPIAKAQEQKQRPAASIEALNSDIKVTRDGAYVQTLHVELKAANEAGAMQISRVNMPFSAGLQTIEVVEAYTEKSDGRKVPVDLSTVFEQLPQQAAQSGMITDQRIKVIFFPQFSAGDKAVYTIKIASPHPLFPGEFFLGQAFPRAIAYKDVRQSITAPKAMELKVESHDIEFSKSEDGENLIYRWHYAQPVPRKTGPVFVSPLDHEPRFFVSTFKDYTALGKAYAELSAPKKIVTAKAQALADKIAASGSHKEQAQKLYEWVVHNIRYVAIELGQGSFVPHDVDDILTKGYGDCKDHDLLLQVLLKAKGIESESILINASNAYTLTEAPTFAQLDHVITHVPELSIYLDASVPVAQFGVLPLTEYGKPMVRATLKTAGAGTMPVMPFGLSSMRTVTVQKLGTDGTISGTTTSTATGAYALSLRLVGFVIQAVGSEKAAQIQLAARGFKDGKGKLNEDPPLALSNSYKINGEFTVKGWEDVLKGMGTIMPGGLRVLPATGDEIMGPMYNTEETEAEPTACFSASAEEDVSLEVPQGFVFPFVPPNSDVVTPHLKYAAHWTKAGNRISVHRSFASHIDTALCSGAVRKEVAEAMKKIAASYDTNIRTLPASAVTISKTEPAPQAAPSAPITQLAAATPDLAAVSKGLKHLDGGEWVEAATAFEKASRSGVADASVLPYWCKALSRTEHASEASDLCSRAIKLSGGNTEVLEARGIALFKQGKYADAVGDFEQAVKLKPRNARYIYELGAAKSRAGDAEGGKSDILKALGINDEVAKFVPRALRL; translated from the coding sequence ATGCAGGGGTTGATCAGGTGCGCCTTGGGCGCGGCTGTGTGTGGGATGGTGCTTGCCGGAGCGCCCATCGCAAAAGCGCAAGAACAGAAGCAGCGGCCTGCCGCCAGCATCGAGGCGCTGAACTCCGACATCAAAGTCACCCGTGATGGCGCGTATGTGCAAACCCTGCATGTCGAGCTGAAAGCCGCCAATGAAGCGGGCGCGATGCAAATCTCGCGGGTCAATATGCCCTTCAGCGCGGGGCTGCAAACCATCGAGGTCGTAGAGGCCTATACCGAAAAAAGCGATGGGCGAAAGGTGCCGGTCGATCTTTCAACGGTCTTCGAACAGCTTCCCCAGCAAGCCGCGCAATCGGGCATGATCACCGATCAGCGCATCAAGGTGATCTTCTTTCCGCAATTTTCCGCAGGCGACAAAGCGGTCTACACCATCAAAATCGCCTCGCCGCATCCGCTCTTTCCCGGCGAGTTCTTTCTTGGCCAGGCCTTCCCGCGCGCCATCGCCTATAAAGACGTGCGCCAATCCATTACCGCGCCAAAAGCCATGGAGCTCAAGGTCGAGAGCCACGACATTGAGTTTTCCAAAAGCGAAGATGGCGAGAACCTGATCTATCGCTGGCATTATGCGCAGCCAGTGCCGCGCAAAACGGGGCCGGTCTTTGTTTCACCGCTGGATCACGAGCCGCGCTTCTTCGTGTCCACCTTCAAGGATTACACGGCGCTCGGCAAAGCCTATGCCGAACTCTCGGCGCCGAAGAAAATCGTCACCGCCAAGGCGCAGGCCCTCGCCGACAAGATCGCGGCAAGCGGCAGCCATAAGGAACAGGCGCAGAAACTCTATGAATGGGTGGTGCACAATATCCGCTATGTCGCCATTGAGCTTGGCCAGGGCTCATTCGTGCCCCATGATGTGGATGACATCCTCACCAAAGGCTATGGCGACTGCAAGGATCATGATCTGCTGCTGCAGGTCCTCTTGAAAGCCAAGGGCATCGAGTCCGAGAGCATTCTGATCAATGCCTCCAATGCCTATACGCTGACGGAGGCACCGACCTTCGCCCAACTCGACCATGTCATCACACATGTGCCGGAACTTTCCATCTATCTCGACGCCTCGGTGCCGGTGGCACAGTTCGGCGTGCTCCCGCTGACCGAATACGGCAAGCCGATGGTGCGCGCGACGCTGAAAACCGCAGGCGCGGGCACTATGCCGGTTATGCCCTTCGGGCTTTCCTCGATGCGCACTGTGACCGTGCAAAAGCTCGGGACCGACGGCACCATCAGCGGCACCACCACCTCCACAGCAACAGGCGCTTATGCCTTATCGCTGCGGCTGGTGGGTTTTGTGATACAGGCGGTCGGCTCTGAAAAAGCTGCGCAAATCCAGCTTGCCGCACGTGGTTTCAAGGATGGCAAAGGCAAGCTCAACGAAGATCCGCCGCTGGCGCTCTCCAATAGCTACAAAATCAACGGCGAATTCACGGTCAAAGGCTGGGAAGACGTGCTGAAAGGCATGGGCACGATCATGCCCGGGGGCTTGCGCGTTTTGCCGGCGACGGGCGACGAGATCATGGGCCCGATGTACAACACCGAAGAGACCGAGGCCGAACCAACCGCTTGCTTCAGCGCGAGCGCCGAAGAGGACGTCAGCCTGGAAGTGCCGCAAGGCTTTGTCTTCCCCTTTGTGCCGCCTAACAGCGATGTCGTGACGCCGCATCTGAAATATGCCGCGCATTGGACCAAAGCAGGCAACCGCATCAGCGTGCATCGGAGTTTCGCGAGTCATATCGACACCGCGCTTTGCAGCGGCGCGGTGCGCAAGGAAGTGGCCGAGGCGATGAAGAAGATCGCCGCAAGCTATGACACCAATATCCGCACCCTTCCGGCCAGCGCTGTAACGATTTCGAAGACGGAGCCCGCACCGCAAGCGGCGCCTTCCGCACCCATCACTCAGCTCGCCGCCGCAACACCCGATCTTGCCGCGGTGAGCAAAGGCCTCAAACATCTCGATGGCGGGGAATGGGTTGAAGCCGCCACCGCCTTCGAAAAAGCGAGCCGTTCGGGCGTCGCTGATGCGTCGGTGTTGCCTTATTGGTGCAAAGCCTTGTCACGCACCGAGCACGCCAGCGAGGCAAGCGATCTGTGCTCGCGCGCCATAAAGCTTTCGGGCGGCAATACCGAAGTTTTGGAAGCGCGTGGCATCGCCCTTTTCAAACAAGGCAAATATGCCGATGCGGTCGGTGATTTCGAGCAGGCCGTGAAATTAAAACCGCGCAACGCACGCTACATTTACGAACTCGGCGCGGCGAAAAGCAGGGCGGGCGATGCTGAAGGCGGCAAAAGCGACATCCTGAAAGCGCTGGGAATCAACGACGAGGTCGCCAAATTCGTGCCGCGCGCACTGCGCCTTTGA
- a CDS encoding class I SAM-dependent methyltransferase translates to MSDLASRQFSPRAAAYVSSAVHAAGADLEALKSFVTAQGFARVLDLGCGGGHVSFTMAPHAGAVVAYDLSQAMLAVVAQEAQSRGLTNISTVQGAAETLPFANASFDFVATRYSAHHWLDVPAALHEVHRVLKPGGALMVMDGVAPEDPASDTFLQTIEMLRDPSHVRDYSVREWEAMLREAGFTPEPPVRARLRLEFKSWIARMQTPAVLSTAITALQATAQDSVRARLGLEPDGSFQLDTASILARR, encoded by the coding sequence ATGAGCGATCTAGCCTCCCGCCAGTTCAGCCCGCGCGCTGCCGCCTATGTCTCAAGTGCCGTCCACGCTGCGGGCGCCGATCTTGAGGCGCTGAAAAGCTTCGTGACCGCGCAGGGCTTCGCGCGCGTGCTTGATCTTGGCTGCGGCGGCGGGCATGTCAGCTTCACCATGGCGCCGCATGCAGGCGCTGTGGTGGCCTATGATCTGTCGCAAGCCATGCTTGCGGTCGTGGCACAGGAAGCGCAGAGCAGAGGCCTTACGAACATCTCGACGGTGCAAGGCGCAGCTGAAACCCTGCCCTTCGCCAATGCCAGTTTCGATTTCGTCGCGACGCGCTATTCGGCCCATCACTGGCTGGATGTCCCCGCCGCTTTGCATGAGGTCCATCGCGTCTTGAAGCCGGGCGGTGCGCTGATGGTGATGGATGGCGTGGCCCCCGAAGATCCCGCGAGCGACACCTTTCTGCAAACCATCGAGATGCTGCGCGACCCCAGCCATGTGCGGGACTATTCCGTCCGCGAGTGGGAAGCGATGCTGCGAGAGGCTGGCTTCACGCCGGAGCCCCCTGTTCGCGCCCGGCTGCGGCTAGAGTTTAAAAGCTGGATCGCCCGCATGCAGACCCCAGCCGTTCTCTCCACCGCCATCACAGCCTTGCAGGCGACCGCACAGGATAGCGTGCGTGCCCGCCTCGGCCTGGAGCCGGACGGCTCTTTCCAGCTCGATACGGCTAGCATTCTGGCGCGGCGCTAA
- the groES gene encoding co-chaperone GroES: MAFRPLGDRVVVRRVKEDQKTAGGIIIPETAQEKPQEGEVIAVGPGALDDSGKRVAPEVKVGDFVLFGKWSGTEVKIDGDELLIMKESDIMGIVEGRKAKK, encoded by the coding sequence ATGGCATTCCGTCCGTTAGGTGACCGCGTGGTCGTTCGCCGCGTTAAGGAAGATCAGAAGACCGCTGGCGGCATCATCATCCCCGAAACCGCTCAGGAAAAGCCGCAGGAAGGCGAAGTCATCGCCGTTGGCCCTGGCGCCCTCGACGACAGCGGCAAGCGCGTCGCCCCCGAAGTGAAGGTCGGCGACTTCGTGCTCTTCGGCAAGTGGAGCGGCACGGAAGTGAAGATCGACGGTGACGAGCTCCTCATCATGAAGGAGTCGGACATCATGGGCATCGTCGAAGGCCGCAAGGCGAAGAAATAA